From Gemmatimonadaceae bacterium, the proteins below share one genomic window:
- a CDS encoding amidohydrolase family protein, whose amino-acid sequence MNDRVRWHARWVVPVAAPPIADGTVVTDGDRIAWVGPRASAPVGGRDEQLGDAILTPGLVNAHTHLDLTMLRGLLEDLSFFDWVRTVTRLTREALDDRDFADAATLGIAEGLTAGITTYADTAPGDAPFNAMLAMGVRGIAYREVFGPDPAQAAASLATLKDHVAAMRPRETDLVRVGVSPHAPYSVSDALFAAVAEYAERELLPVAVHIAESAEETALVAEGAGQFADFLRGRGIPVVPRGPQPAEVLQRAGLMRAHTLLIHCVRVDTAMVQAIAASGCGVAHCPASNARLGHGIAPLHEFLRAGARVGLGSDSVASNDRLDILEEARLASHQQRARLGRHDAVTARAAVRLATLGGAEALRLDGAIGSLETGKQADLAAFTIEPHHAPVTDPHVALAFGPRMRAARVVVAGRERVRDGRVIGLDAAVAGRVQAAAAKAERWRRTQPPG is encoded by the coding sequence GTGAACGACCGCGTCCGCTGGCACGCACGCTGGGTGGTCCCAGTGGCGGCGCCGCCGATAGCGGACGGAACGGTCGTCACGGATGGTGATCGGATTGCCTGGGTAGGTCCGCGCGCGAGCGCGCCGGTCGGCGGACGCGACGAGCAACTCGGCGACGCCATCCTCACACCAGGCTTGGTCAACGCGCACACGCATCTCGACCTCACGATGCTGCGCGGACTGCTGGAGGACCTGTCGTTCTTCGATTGGGTCCGCACGGTCACGCGACTGACCCGCGAGGCGTTGGATGATCGCGACTTCGCGGATGCGGCGACCCTTGGCATCGCCGAAGGACTGACGGCCGGCATCACGACCTACGCCGACACCGCGCCCGGCGATGCACCCTTCAATGCGATGCTGGCGATGGGCGTGCGCGGCATCGCGTATCGCGAGGTGTTCGGGCCGGACCCGGCGCAGGCCGCGGCCTCGCTGGCCACGCTCAAGGACCACGTCGCGGCGATGCGTCCGCGCGAGACGGACCTCGTCCGCGTCGGCGTGTCGCCGCACGCGCCGTACTCGGTGAGCGACGCGCTGTTCGCCGCGGTGGCCGAGTACGCTGAGCGAGAACTGCTGCCGGTGGCTGTGCACATCGCGGAGAGCGCTGAGGAGACGGCGCTGGTCGCGGAGGGCGCCGGACAGTTCGCCGATTTCCTGCGAGGGCGCGGGATTCCTGTAGTTCCACGCGGCCCGCAGCCGGCCGAAGTTCTGCAGCGCGCCGGCCTGATGCGGGCCCACACGCTGTTGATCCATTGCGTGCGCGTGGACACCGCAATGGTGCAGGCCATCGCGGCCTCGGGATGCGGCGTGGCCCATTGCCCCGCCTCGAACGCGCGGCTCGGGCACGGTATCGCGCCGCTGCACGAGTTTCTGCGAGCGGGTGCACGCGTCGGACTCGGCAGCGACTCCGTCGCCAGCAACGATCGCTTGGACATTCTTGAGGAGGCGCGGCTCGCCAGCCACCAGCAGCGCGCGCGGCTTGGACGTCACGATGCGGTCACGGCCAGGGCCGCCGTGCGTCTTGCGACGCTGGGTGGCGCAGAGGCGCTTCGCCTGGATGGCGCCATCGGATCGTTGGAGACCGGCAAGCAAGCCGACCTCGCCGCGTTCACTATCGAGCCGCATCACGCACCGGTCACCGATCCACACGTGGCTTTGGCCTTCGGGCCGCGGATGCGCGCGGCGCGCGTCGTCGTTGCGGGCCGGGAACGCGTGCGCGACGGCCGTGTGATCGGACTTGATGCGGCCGTCGCCGGCCGCGTGCAGGCGGCGGCCGCCAAGGCCGAGCGGTGGCGCCGGACGCAGCCGCCCGGTTAG
- a CDS encoding tyrosine--tRNA ligase, whose product MTTLHEELRWRGLLHQATEGCEAQLSKAPVKGYCGFDPTAESLHVGNLVSLMGLVHLARAGHTAIALVGGGTAMIGDPSGKSEERPMRSAEEIAANAQLIWQQIQRVATNALGEAGAKRFLVRDNAEWLAKEGLITFLRDVGKHFTVNWMQQKDSVKSRMENASGISFTEFSYMLLQAYDFQRLHEKDGVSLQIGGSDQWGNITAGTELIRRASRGEAHGLTFPLLTDSAGKKFGKTEAGAVYLDAKLTSVYKFYQFWINAEDADVGRLLRTFTLLDAAEITAIEAAHTAAPHERGAQKRLAAEVTTLIHGAEAARVAETVSRTVFDKKADAQALSDEVFAMLAAEMPSVQAEASSGSDVDVVDALTQAFSLSKTAARKLVQQGAVSVNGTRLAADATTAPASDAVRGRWMLLRKGAREVAVLDLAR is encoded by the coding sequence ATGACGACGCTGCACGAGGAGCTCCGCTGGCGCGGACTGCTGCACCAGGCGACCGAGGGCTGCGAGGCGCAGCTTTCCAAGGCCCCCGTGAAGGGCTATTGCGGATTCGACCCCACGGCCGAGAGCCTGCACGTCGGCAACCTCGTGTCGTTGATGGGCCTCGTGCATCTGGCGCGCGCGGGCCACACGGCCATCGCACTCGTGGGCGGCGGCACGGCCATGATCGGCGACCCCAGTGGCAAGAGCGAGGAGCGCCCGATGCGCTCTGCCGAGGAGATCGCCGCCAACGCTCAGCTCATCTGGCAGCAGATCCAGCGCGTGGCGACCAACGCGCTCGGCGAGGCGGGGGCCAAGCGATTCCTCGTGCGCGACAACGCCGAGTGGTTGGCCAAAGAGGGCTTGATCACGTTCCTGCGTGACGTGGGCAAGCACTTCACCGTGAACTGGATGCAGCAGAAGGACTCGGTGAAGTCCCGGATGGAGAACGCGTCGGGCATCAGCTTCACCGAGTTCAGCTACATGCTGCTGCAGGCCTACGACTTCCAACGCCTGCACGAGAAGGACGGCGTGTCGCTGCAGATCGGCGGTAGCGACCAGTGGGGCAACATCACGGCCGGTACGGAGCTGATTCGGCGCGCGTCACGTGGCGAGGCGCATGGGCTAACGTTCCCGCTGCTCACAGACTCTGCGGGCAAGAAGTTCGGCAAGACCGAGGCTGGCGCCGTGTACCTCGATGCCAAGCTCACCAGCGTCTACAAGTTCTATCAGTTTTGGATCAACGCCGAGGATGCGGACGTCGGGCGGCTGTTGCGCACCTTCACCTTGCTGGATGCAGCCGAGATCACCGCAATTGAGGCAGCACACACCGCGGCACCGCACGAGCGCGGGGCGCAGAAGCGGCTGGCCGCCGAGGTGACGACGCTGATCCATGGTGCCGAAGCGGCACGCGTGGCGGAGACGGTCAGCCGCACCGTGTTCGACAAGAAGGCCGACGCGCAGGCGCTCAGCGACGAAGTGTTCGCGATGCTGGCGGCGGAGATGCCGTCTGTTCAGGCCGAGGCTTCGTCGGGGAGCGACGTGGACGTCGTCGACGCACTGACCCAGGCCTTTTCGCTCTCGAAGACAGCGGCCCGCAAGCTGGTGCAGCAGGGCGCCGTCAGCGTGAACGGCACGAGGCTCGCCGCAGACGCAACGACCGCGCCGGCATCGGATGCCGTGCGCGGTCGTTGGATGCTGCTGCGGAAGGGTGCGCGCGAGGTCGCGGTGCTCGACCTCGCGCGCTAG
- a CDS encoding PBP1A family penicillin-binding protein: protein MHAYVRKTLRWGLITAAALTLVGGLTFLVWWSFFLCSDETCPSIEQFAEYKPAQPARLYAADGRFIGEIGLERRSVVTLDQIPRHVVDAFVITEDKRYYRHRGVDYTRVLGALIANIRAMGFAEGFSTITMQLARNVFPEQLPSRSRAGSAYNTLVRKFREAKVARRLEKRFTKEQILELYLNQIALGAGAFGVEAASQRYFGRPVSEITVAEGALLAALPKAPSRYNPRRFPDRAIQRRNTILELMRRGDALSDADASVAKAYPLRLNRASRGSGETAPYFVEWVRAELERRFGKQVYQNGLRVLTTLDLDMQGAAERAVERQLRAIEAGTWGNYEHTTYEEYLARVAAGDVDGSGNNSPYLQASFVALDPRTGAVRALVGGRDFEDSKFDRAVRATRQPGSTFKPIVYSAAIRSGRPTTYFLDDEPIEVPQLDGSLWTPQNYDLTFEGRVSLRRAMIRSRNLPAIRLAMEIGEGSIADLARNFGITTRVPPYPSIALGSADVYPLEMISAYSTFANLGWRTEPNPILRVETLDGRRLWEAKEERIQVLSREEAWILTDMLKDVVRRGTGTAVWNSGFHIPSGGKTGTTNDYTDVWYVGFTTDLVAGVWIGFDAPKQIMGNAQGGRLAAPAWVSFMKEVYERKPTPPDWPRPPGILAIPIDPETGLRAGPGCVSDAIITEYFLPGTEPTAECGRRGLLQSFFNP, encoded by the coding sequence GTGCACGCCTACGTACGCAAGACGCTCCGTTGGGGGCTGATCACTGCCGCCGCCCTCACGCTCGTCGGCGGCCTGACCTTTCTGGTCTGGTGGAGCTTCTTCCTGTGCTCGGACGAGACCTGCCCGAGCATCGAGCAGTTCGCCGAGTACAAGCCAGCCCAGCCCGCGCGCCTCTACGCCGCGGACGGCCGCTTCATCGGTGAGATCGGGCTCGAGCGCCGTTCCGTGGTGACGCTGGACCAGATTCCGCGCCACGTGGTGGACGCCTTCGTCATTACCGAAGACAAGCGCTACTACCGCCACCGCGGTGTGGACTACACGCGGGTGCTCGGTGCGCTCATCGCGAACATTCGCGCGATGGGCTTCGCCGAGGGTTTCTCGACGATCACGATGCAGTTGGCACGCAACGTGTTCCCCGAGCAGTTGCCCTCGCGTTCGCGCGCGGGCAGCGCGTACAACACCCTCGTGCGCAAGTTCCGCGAGGCGAAGGTTGCACGGCGGCTCGAGAAGCGCTTCACCAAGGAGCAGATCCTCGAGCTCTACCTGAACCAGATCGCACTCGGCGCCGGTGCATTCGGCGTAGAGGCTGCGTCGCAGCGCTACTTTGGGCGCCCCGTCAGCGAGATCACGGTGGCTGAGGGCGCGCTGCTCGCGGCCCTGCCGAAAGCACCGTCCCGCTACAATCCGCGTCGCTTCCCCGATCGCGCCATCCAGCGTCGCAACACGATCCTCGAGCTGATGCGCCGCGGCGACGCGCTCTCCGACGCGGACGCCTCGGTGGCCAAGGCCTACCCGCTGCGGCTGAATCGCGCCTCGCGCGGTTCGGGTGAGACCGCCCCGTATTTCGTGGAATGGGTGCGCGCCGAGCTCGAGCGCCGCTTCGGCAAGCAGGTCTACCAGAACGGCCTGCGGGTGCTCACGACGCTGGACCTCGACATGCAGGGCGCCGCCGAGCGCGCGGTGGAGCGGCAGCTGCGCGCCATCGAGGCCGGCACCTGGGGCAACTACGAGCACACGACCTACGAGGAATACCTCGCGCGCGTCGCCGCCGGCGACGTGGATGGCAGCGGCAACAACTCGCCGTACCTGCAGGCCTCGTTCGTGGCGCTGGATCCGCGCACGGGCGCGGTGCGCGCACTGGTCGGCGGCCGCGACTTCGAGGACTCCAAGTTCGACCGCGCCGTGCGTGCCACGCGGCAGCCGGGCTCGACCTTCAAGCCCATCGTCTATTCGGCGGCCATCCGCTCCGGGCGCCCGACCACGTATTTCCTCGACGACGAGCCCATCGAGGTCCCGCAGCTCGACGGCTCCCTGTGGACGCCGCAGAACTACGATCTCACGTTCGAGGGCCGCGTCTCACTGCGCCGCGCGATGATCCGTTCGCGCAACCTGCCGGCCATCCGCCTCGCGATGGAGATCGGCGAGGGCAGCATCGCCGACCTTGCGCGCAACTTCGGCATCACCACGCGTGTGCCGCCGTATCCGTCCATCGCGCTGGGCTCGGCGGATGTGTATCCGCTGGAGATGATCTCCGCGTATTCGACCTTCGCGAACCTCGGGTGGCGCACGGAACCGAACCCGATCCTGCGCGTCGAGACGCTGGACGGCCGCCGCCTGTGGGAAGCCAAGGAGGAGCGCATTCAGGTGCTCTCCCGGGAAGAAGCCTGGATCCTCACCGACATGCTGAAGGACGTCGTCCGGCGAGGCACGGGCACGGCGGTTTGGAACAGTGGCTTCCATATCCCGAGCGGCGGCAAGACGGGCACGACCAACGACTACACGGACGTGTGGTACGTCGGCTTCACGACGGATCTCGTGGCCGGCGTGTGGATCGGCTTCGACGCGCCGAAGCAGATCATGGGCAACGCGCAGGGCGGCCGCCTCGCGGCGCCCGCCTGGGTGTCGTTCATGAAGGAAGTCTACGAGCGCAAGCCGACGCCGCCCGACTGGCCGAGGCCGCCGGGCATCCTCGCGATCCCAATCGATCCTGAGACCGGCCTGCGTGCCGGCCCCGGCTGTGTGTCCGACGCCATCATCACCGAATACTTCCTGCCCGGCACCGAACCCACCGCCGAGTGCGGACGACGGGGGCTGCTGCAGAGCTTCTTCAATCCGTGA
- a CDS encoding branched-chain amino acid transaminase, translated as MTRGSGATELIWRNGTLVPWDDATLHVMSHVVHYGSSIFEGVRCYKTDEGGAVFRLREHMRRFLDSAKIYKMPMTYSLDALCTAVTDTIVANNLEACYIRPLAIRAGQEMGVLPTAAPVEVFVICWRWGAYLGHDALEQGVDVTISSWRRAAPGTIPALAKAGGNYLGSQLTKMEAKADGYVEGIMLDVNGHVSEGSGENLFAVRDGVLYTSPLSASILSGITRDAVVAIARDLGYEVREMLMPREFLLVADEVFFTGTAAEITPVKSIDHSPVGAGRRGPITHKIQQQFLAIATGKAPDSRGWLTPVPTAALRS; from the coding sequence ATGACTCGAGGCTCCGGCGCGACCGAGCTGATCTGGCGGAACGGCACGCTCGTCCCTTGGGACGACGCGACGCTCCACGTGATGAGTCACGTCGTGCACTATGGGTCGAGCATCTTCGAGGGCGTCCGCTGCTACAAGACTGACGAGGGCGGCGCGGTATTCCGCCTGCGCGAGCACATGCGGCGCTTCCTCGATTCGGCAAAGATCTACAAGATGCCGATGACGTATTCGCTGGATGCGCTGTGCACCGCGGTGACCGACACGATCGTGGCGAACAATCTCGAGGCCTGCTACATCCGGCCGTTGGCGATCCGCGCGGGACAGGAGATGGGCGTGCTGCCGACCGCGGCACCGGTCGAGGTCTTTGTGATCTGCTGGCGCTGGGGTGCCTACCTTGGGCACGACGCGCTCGAGCAGGGCGTGGACGTGACGATCTCGAGTTGGCGGCGTGCGGCGCCGGGGACGATTCCGGCGTTGGCCAAGGCGGGCGGCAACTACTTGGGTTCGCAGCTGACGAAGATGGAAGCCAAGGCCGATGGCTATGTCGAAGGCATCATGCTCGACGTCAACGGCCACGTGTCCGAGGGCAGCGGCGAGAATCTCTTCGCCGTTCGGGATGGCGTGCTCTACACGTCGCCACTCTCGGCAAGCATCCTCAGCGGGATCACGCGGGATGCCGTCGTGGCGATTGCGCGCGACCTGGGGTACGAGGTCCGCGAGATGTTGATGCCGCGCGAGTTCCTGCTCGTGGCGGACGAGGTGTTCTTCACGGGGACTGCGGCGGAGATCACGCCGGTGAAGAGCATCGACCACAGTCCCGTGGGTGCGGGGAGGCGAGGCCCCATCACCCACAAGATCCAACAGCAGTTCCTCGCCATCGCCACCGGGAAGGCCCCTGACAGTAGAGGCTGGCTCACCCCGGTGCCCACCGCGGCGCTGAGGAGTTGA